In a single window of the Lagenorhynchus albirostris chromosome 19, mLagAlb1.1, whole genome shotgun sequence genome:
- the CACNG6 gene encoding voltage-dependent calcium channel gamma-6 subunit isoform X4, with the protein MGKGVGERSPPQLCLFRTWALSPATRMMMWSNFFMHEEDRRRRAHGARKAKMTPEHEGKIKLALLLTSVGATLAVLAVGTEFWVELNTYRDNGSAVCDAAHLGLWKMCTKRLWQADVPAGRDTCGPAELPGEANCTYFKFFTTGEDAHIFQRTTKKEVNMAAAVIAVLGMAVMALGCLCVIMVLSKGAEFLLRVAAICFGLSGLLLLVSLEVFRHSVQALLQRVSPEPPPSPALTYEYSWSLGCGVGAGLVLILGSGFFFLLTLPPWPWGSICPKWGHRAT; encoded by the exons ATGGGCAAAGGAGTTGGTGAAAG GAGCCCTcctcagctctgcctctttcGCACCTGGGCCCTATCGCCCGCGACGAGGATGATGATGTGGTCCAACTTCTTCATGCACGAGGAGGACCGCCGGCGGCGAGCTCACGGGGCGCGCAAGGCCAAGATGACCCCTGAGCACGAGGGGAAGATTAAGCTGGCGCTGCTGCTGACCTCTGTGGGTGCCACGCTGGCAGTGCTGGCCGTGGGCACCGAGTTCTGGGTGGAACTCAACACCTACAGGGACAACGGCAGTGCCGTCTGTGATGCTGCCCACCTGGGGCTCTGGAAGATGTGCACCAAGCGACTGTGGCAGGCGGACGTGCCCGCCGGCAGAGACACCTGCGGCCCAGCGGAGCTGCCCGGAG AAGCAAACTGcacttattttaaattcttcaccACGGGAGAGGATGCTCACATCTTCCAGAGAACCACAAAGAAAG AGGTAAATATGGCAGCTGCGGTGATAGCAGTGCTAGGCATGGCAGTCATGGCCCTGGGGTGCCTCTGTGTCATCATGGTGCTCAGCAAAGGGGCAGAGTTCCTGCTCCGGGTTGCAGCCATCTGCTTTGGCCTCTCAG gcCTGCTGCTTCTGGTCAGCCTGGAGGTGTTCCGCCATTCCGTGCAAGCCTTGCTGCAGAGAGTTAGCCCTGAGCCTCCCCCGTCCCCGGCCCTGACCTATGAATACTCCTGGTCTCTGGGCTGTGGCGTGGGGGCCGGCTTGGTCCTGATCCTGGGGAGTGGCTTCTTTTTCCTGCTCACCCTGCCTCCCTGGCCCTGGGGCTCCATCTGTCCCAAGTGGGGGCACAGGGCCACCTAG
- the CACNG6 gene encoding voltage-dependent calcium channel gamma-6 subunit isoform X5 — MGFSCTRALPEAYGRARHSCTQSQSHPRAMHAPTEAAQGARWTEKVRMHRAGWSRQPWAKELVKDQWKLSPSPASRPQALPSPLPPLRSPPQLCLFRTWALSPATRMMMWSNFFMHEEDRRRRAHGARKAKMTPEHEGKIKLALLLTSVGATLAVLAVGTEFWVELNTYRDNGSAVCDAAHLGLWKMCTKRLWQADVPAGRDTCGPAELPGDQPVPPASPCSQRNLVPLHTACAPRPSR, encoded by the exons ATGGGGTTCTCTTGCACCCGAGCCCTGCCAGAGGCTTATGGGAGAGCCAGACACAGCTGTACACAATCGCAGTCACATCCCAGGGCCATGCACGCTCCAACGGAAGCAGCACAGGGCGCCCGGTGGACAGAGAAGGTTAGGATGCACCGGGCCGGCTGGAGCCGTCAACCATGGGCAAAGGAGTTGGTGAAAG accaGTGGAAACTGAGCCCCTCACCTGCTTCAAGACCCCAGGcgcttccctccccactcccacccctcagGAGCCCTcctcagctctgcctctttcGCACCTGGGCCCTATCGCCCGCGACGAGGATGATGATGTGGTCCAACTTCTTCATGCACGAGGAGGACCGCCGGCGGCGAGCTCACGGGGCGCGCAAGGCCAAGATGACCCCTGAGCACGAGGGGAAGATTAAGCTGGCGCTGCTGCTGACCTCTGTGGGTGCCACGCTGGCAGTGCTGGCCGTGGGCACCGAGTTCTGGGTGGAACTCAACACCTACAGGGACAACGGCAGTGCCGTCTGTGATGCTGCCCACCTGGGGCTCTGGAAGATGTGCACCAAGCGACTGTGGCAGGCGGACGTGCCCGCCGGCAGAGACACCTGCGGCCCAGCGGAGCTGCCCGGAG ACCAGCCTGTACCCCCAGCAAGCCCCTGTTCCCAGAGAAACCTTGTGCCTCTGCACACAGCCTGTGCCCCCAGACCCAGCCGATGA
- the CACNG6 gene encoding voltage-dependent calcium channel gamma-6 subunit isoform X3, which yields MGFSCTRALPEAYGRARHSCTQSQSHPRAMHAPTEAAQGARWTEKVRMHRAGWSRQPWAKELVKDQWKLSPSPASRPQALPSPLPPLRSPPQLCLFRTWALSPATRMMMWSNFFMHEEDRRRRAHGARKAKMTPEHEGKIKLALLLTSVGATLAVLAVGTEFWVELNTYRDNGSAVCDAAHLGLWKMCTKRLWQADVPAGRDTCGPAELPGEANCTYFKFFTTGEDAHIFQRTTKKEVNMAAAVIAVLGMAVMALGCLCVIMVLSKGAEFLLRVAAICFGLSDLDLESARTVAFLELGVQKNSASCEM from the exons ATGGGGTTCTCTTGCACCCGAGCCCTGCCAGAGGCTTATGGGAGAGCCAGACACAGCTGTACACAATCGCAGTCACATCCCAGGGCCATGCACGCTCCAACGGAAGCAGCACAGGGCGCCCGGTGGACAGAGAAGGTTAGGATGCACCGGGCCGGCTGGAGCCGTCAACCATGGGCAAAGGAGTTGGTGAAAG accaGTGGAAACTGAGCCCCTCACCTGCTTCAAGACCCCAGGcgcttccctccccactcccacccctcagGAGCCCTcctcagctctgcctctttcGCACCTGGGCCCTATCGCCCGCGACGAGGATGATGATGTGGTCCAACTTCTTCATGCACGAGGAGGACCGCCGGCGGCGAGCTCACGGGGCGCGCAAGGCCAAGATGACCCCTGAGCACGAGGGGAAGATTAAGCTGGCGCTGCTGCTGACCTCTGTGGGTGCCACGCTGGCAGTGCTGGCCGTGGGCACCGAGTTCTGGGTGGAACTCAACACCTACAGGGACAACGGCAGTGCCGTCTGTGATGCTGCCCACCTGGGGCTCTGGAAGATGTGCACCAAGCGACTGTGGCAGGCGGACGTGCCCGCCGGCAGAGACACCTGCGGCCCAGCGGAGCTGCCCGGAG AAGCAAACTGcacttattttaaattcttcaccACGGGAGAGGATGCTCACATCTTCCAGAGAACCACAAAGAAAG AGGTAAATATGGCAGCTGCGGTGATAGCAGTGCTAGGCATGGCAGTCATGGCCCTGGGGTGCCTCTGTGTCATCATGGTGCTCAGCAAAGGGGCAGAGTTCCTGCTCCGGGTTGCAGCCATCTGCTTTGGCCTCTCAG ATTTGGACCTGGAGTCTGCAAGAACTGTCGCATTTTTGGAGTTGGGGGTCCAAAAGAATTCTGCATCTTGTGAAATGTAG
- the CACNG6 gene encoding voltage-dependent calcium channel gamma-6 subunit isoform X1, with protein sequence MGFSCTRALPEAYGRARHSCTQSQSHPRAMHAPTEAAQGARWTEKVRMHRAGWSRQPWAKELVKDQWKLSPSPASRPQALPSPLPPLRSPPQLCLFRTWALSPATRMMMWSNFFMHEEDRRRRAHGARKAKMTPEHEGKIKLALLLTSVGATLAVLAVGTEFWVELNTYRDNGSAVCDAAHLGLWKMCTKRLWQADVPAGRDTCGPAELPGEANCTYFKFFTTGEDAHIFQRTTKKEVNMAAAVIAVLGMAVMALGCLCVIMVLSKGAEFLLRVAAICFGLSGLLLLVSLEVFRHSVQALLQRVSPEPPPSPALTYEYSWSLGCGVGAGLVLILGSGFFFLLTLPPWPWGSICPKWGHRAT encoded by the exons ATGGGGTTCTCTTGCACCCGAGCCCTGCCAGAGGCTTATGGGAGAGCCAGACACAGCTGTACACAATCGCAGTCACATCCCAGGGCCATGCACGCTCCAACGGAAGCAGCACAGGGCGCCCGGTGGACAGAGAAGGTTAGGATGCACCGGGCCGGCTGGAGCCGTCAACCATGGGCAAAGGAGTTGGTGAAAG accaGTGGAAACTGAGCCCCTCACCTGCTTCAAGACCCCAGGcgcttccctccccactcccacccctcagGAGCCCTcctcagctctgcctctttcGCACCTGGGCCCTATCGCCCGCGACGAGGATGATGATGTGGTCCAACTTCTTCATGCACGAGGAGGACCGCCGGCGGCGAGCTCACGGGGCGCGCAAGGCCAAGATGACCCCTGAGCACGAGGGGAAGATTAAGCTGGCGCTGCTGCTGACCTCTGTGGGTGCCACGCTGGCAGTGCTGGCCGTGGGCACCGAGTTCTGGGTGGAACTCAACACCTACAGGGACAACGGCAGTGCCGTCTGTGATGCTGCCCACCTGGGGCTCTGGAAGATGTGCACCAAGCGACTGTGGCAGGCGGACGTGCCCGCCGGCAGAGACACCTGCGGCCCAGCGGAGCTGCCCGGAG AAGCAAACTGcacttattttaaattcttcaccACGGGAGAGGATGCTCACATCTTCCAGAGAACCACAAAGAAAG AGGTAAATATGGCAGCTGCGGTGATAGCAGTGCTAGGCATGGCAGTCATGGCCCTGGGGTGCCTCTGTGTCATCATGGTGCTCAGCAAAGGGGCAGAGTTCCTGCTCCGGGTTGCAGCCATCTGCTTTGGCCTCTCAG gcCTGCTGCTTCTGGTCAGCCTGGAGGTGTTCCGCCATTCCGTGCAAGCCTTGCTGCAGAGAGTTAGCCCTGAGCCTCCCCCGTCCCCGGCCCTGACCTATGAATACTCCTGGTCTCTGGGCTGTGGCGTGGGGGCCGGCTTGGTCCTGATCCTGGGGAGTGGCTTCTTTTTCCTGCTCACCCTGCCTCCCTGGCCCTGGGGCTCCATCTGTCCCAAGTGGGGGCACAGGGCCACCTAG
- the CACNG6 gene encoding voltage-dependent calcium channel gamma-6 subunit isoform X2, which produces MGFSCTRALPEAYGRARHSCTQSQSHPRAMHAPTEAAQGARWTEKVRMHRAGWSRQPWAKELVKDQWKLSPSPASRPQALPSPLPPLRSPPQLCLFRTWALSPATRMMMWSNFFMHEEDRRRRAHGARKAKMTPEHEGKIKLALLLTSVGATLAVLAVGTEFWVELNTYRDNGSAVCDAAHLGLWKMCTKRLWQADVPAGRDTCGPAELPGEANCTYFKFFTTGEDAHIFQRTTKKGLLLLVSLEVFRHSVQALLQRVSPEPPPSPALTYEYSWSLGCGVGAGLVLILGSGFFFLLTLPPWPWGSICPKWGHRAT; this is translated from the exons ATGGGGTTCTCTTGCACCCGAGCCCTGCCAGAGGCTTATGGGAGAGCCAGACACAGCTGTACACAATCGCAGTCACATCCCAGGGCCATGCACGCTCCAACGGAAGCAGCACAGGGCGCCCGGTGGACAGAGAAGGTTAGGATGCACCGGGCCGGCTGGAGCCGTCAACCATGGGCAAAGGAGTTGGTGAAAG accaGTGGAAACTGAGCCCCTCACCTGCTTCAAGACCCCAGGcgcttccctccccactcccacccctcagGAGCCCTcctcagctctgcctctttcGCACCTGGGCCCTATCGCCCGCGACGAGGATGATGATGTGGTCCAACTTCTTCATGCACGAGGAGGACCGCCGGCGGCGAGCTCACGGGGCGCGCAAGGCCAAGATGACCCCTGAGCACGAGGGGAAGATTAAGCTGGCGCTGCTGCTGACCTCTGTGGGTGCCACGCTGGCAGTGCTGGCCGTGGGCACCGAGTTCTGGGTGGAACTCAACACCTACAGGGACAACGGCAGTGCCGTCTGTGATGCTGCCCACCTGGGGCTCTGGAAGATGTGCACCAAGCGACTGTGGCAGGCGGACGTGCCCGCCGGCAGAGACACCTGCGGCCCAGCGGAGCTGCCCGGAG AAGCAAACTGcacttattttaaattcttcaccACGGGAGAGGATGCTCACATCTTCCAGAGAACCACAAAGAAAG gcCTGCTGCTTCTGGTCAGCCTGGAGGTGTTCCGCCATTCCGTGCAAGCCTTGCTGCAGAGAGTTAGCCCTGAGCCTCCCCCGTCCCCGGCCCTGACCTATGAATACTCCTGGTCTCTGGGCTGTGGCGTGGGGGCCGGCTTGGTCCTGATCCTGGGGAGTGGCTTCTTTTTCCTGCTCACCCTGCCTCCCTGGCCCTGGGGCTCCATCTGTCCCAAGTGGGGGCACAGGGCCACCTAG